AAGACGCACCTCCTTAAGATAGATCATGGATAGGTTCTGAGACATATCCTCAACAGCTTCACTGAATGGTTTGTTTGAGAAGTTTTCTTTGGTAACTGCCCGACTATCGCTCCCTCGAAAGATTGAAGGGAGACCCCACCTTGAATCACTCCCATTTgctatatcaaatataaattgtCCGATAAAACCACAATTAAACTCTACCACACAGATTTATCACACAGCCAAAAACTCCTCCGAAACATGCTAAATTATCTACTTGCATGCAACAGAAGGCCAAAAATGAGAGTAATTCGAACGTTACCAGCTGGTGCAGCTTTTTCAGAATCTGCAGACACAACTCCCTGAGAACAAGTCATGGTGAAAGTGTCAATTAACAATCTTTGccgaaaatttataatttgcTCATGGGCGATTAGTGCTAACAAACAGTACATAAAGATATATAGATAAAACTATATTACATAAGAAATAATAGCATACCTGATCAGCAACAATTCCATTAGCTTGTCTGCCGAGGAAAGATCGAGATTTCACCTGACTtgcggaagaagaagatgttctATCAGGCTCCGCTATTTCCTGCtacattaaattaaatttataagaaaCACTAATTATTTTTGTGTCTTGTTGCTCAAAGCACTTCATACCTTTGGTCGTGACACAGAATGGGGAATCCTAGAAGACTTCACGTGTTGCATGGCTTGCTCCACCGCCTTGGTTCCACCAATAAAATTTGGATGTGACGTGTTTATGTAATCCATCTGCAAACAACACTCAAGAGATTAATATCACCATTGAAGCCATTATGACAACCAACACTAATAGTTAAGTTCAAATTTGGAAGCAACTAATCAATCAAAACGAGTCCTAAACAACCAAAATCAGAAACGATCAATCTCTCCTCCCTAAACACAAACAGGGTCTCAACTGATAAATTCAAGTGTAACTGGCGTAAATGATCATATGGATCTCCAATTTATTATACAAACCTCCATATCAATGATATCCCCGATCATAGCTTCCGAGGGTTCAAGACCATCTCGCAGGAAATCCCCAATAACCTCATCCATGCGCTTTCTCAGGACAGGGAAGCGCTGTAACTCATTCATCATACATTTATGGCTAATCTGTAGAGAATTTCAAATTTATGACCAAAATGAAATTAaagattatttattatttatcaatAATCACAAGAAGACATCACCTTTACGAGTTCGTCAAAAATGAACCTAGCACACTGAAGGCTAGGATCTAACAAACGAGATATCTGCCTCTTAACAAGAACTTGAAATGGAACCTATGCAGAAAAGATTGGATCAAGAGACTGTAATTAGATACCCCGGGAAGTAAAAAGGTAAGGAAACATATGTATGCTTGGAAGCCCTGACAACCAATATGATATACAAACATGCTAAGAAACATCTTAGGAAACCTACGTCTGGAACAAATAATGCGGATCTTGGACCGGTTGCGTTCTGGATTGCAGTCCGGATATCATCATCTGTCAAGTCTTCGCATGGATCAACCTCCTGAAGAAGCAACGTGAAGGAAGTCCATCAGTCTAGAGAAATTTACCTCAGGTAGCTCCAAAAAACATACACAGATTAAGAAAGAACTaattggaaacaaaaaaaatatgtaagcTAAGCGAACCTCCAAACTCTTAACAAATATTGACTGGAAAATATAGTGAATTCTTGCTCCTCCAGAGAGCTCGGATGTTGACATTTCTTCACCTTTCCCTTCCAGCAATGAAGAGTAAGCTGTTTCAAAAGTTAACCATGAGACTCACTATGAACCAAAGAAAACATAAAGTAAATTATCTATCATTCCAACCAAAATATCATCTTCGAATATTACCTTCACAGTATTTTGAAAGAAAGTTGAGGAGAACAGCTCCTTGACCACCCTAAAGATTTTAAGGACAGTAAAGACCCGCAGAATATGATCAGTTTGACAATTTAAAGatctatttaaaatcataaaaaagaaGCAAGTCGTTACGAAATGACAATGTAGAAAATAAGAAATTCGATTCAAAAATGTAAATACTTAGGTTAACTACACTTTGGCCAACGTTTTATCCCTGCATATAAGATCACTTTCAGATGCTAATATTACCAGCTAAAGGTTTTGTTTTGCTAGTCTACTAACAAAAAGCACTCCAGAATGTTATGAACACATGGCACATGCATGAGCAAATAGTCTGGAAGAGCAAAAATTGTACTCAAGCGAAAAGACAAGGCAAAAGACATTGCAAAGAGGAACAAACGGTAAGTTACCAAAGTCAGTGTCACCATGAACAAAGAATTTGGTAAATGAGCCGTAAACTGGAAAATAAATACATACCTTGGATTCTGTAATTTCACCATAGCTCTGATGCTCCTTAGCTGTAGCAACCAGAGCATTACTTATCCGCGACTTCAAATCAGGAAGTAGAACCTTAATATGTTGAACAAGAATCTAGAGAAATACAACAAAAAGGCTAGCTTCAGTTAGTCATgttcaaatataacaattaCCAATGCAAGATATGAAacctattaaaaagaaaaaactagtcaagaacaaaaaagaaatatgtatataaatcaaCTTCGTAATTAACTTGTCTACAAAGATGCCTAAAAAAACTCTAACATCAtccaataataaatattatccAGAATATATCCTTTATGCCGTACACAACAAATGAACAATGACTTAGtgtaaggaagaagaagaaaactctCAAAACTGCACGAAATACCTGATTTAACTTCTTCGCTAGCTGAGGGATACCCAGACGGTCAGCAAGACCATGGTAAGCCTGTGtagtacaaaaaaaatataatgaggACAAATCGCAAGAGTATCAGGAAGGGGGGTCGAAATATGATGCAATCATACTGGACGACTCCGGAAGAACTTCTCTTCTGCGCTAAGAGCTTCCTTGACTGAACGGTTTAGCAAAATATcctgtttacaaaaaaaaaaagaccagaCGTTGCATGAATGCAAGGCCACAAAATAAAAGCAGAAAAAAGTATCACCAGCATTGAAATGATGTGGCTGAGACTAAGAAATAGAGCACAAATAAAGGAAGAATAGTAAAGAAAGAGTCAGCATACTAATACTATATGCCGGCAAGAGAAATATAAGCACAAGACCACAGCTTTACCTCCTGACAACGGTTTACCACTCCCACATATCCAAGTCGTAGAGGAACAATTTTTCCAAGAAGTAGATTACTAGCATCGGTACCTTTGTCCATGATATCCAACTGAATCCAacgagaaataaaatattaaaacagtTGATAAAAAAACAGGGACAGCTAGCTTTACGACCACACTACAATGATAGCAAACAAATGTCTGTGACAAGGAATATTCACCTTCGTGATAACACCTATTGTTCTGTGACCTGGAGACAGCATCAATACACAAAAGGTGAAGATGAGCAATGTCAGATACATACTACCCATGAAagtaatcaaatttttttagcAGAAGTTACCATCAGGATCGGCGGCTCTTGCAACTTGAAGTGCATCCGAGTTCGCCAAATCGGAATTCGCGGGAGTAACAGCCAGTATCAAGCAGCTAGGTTGCTTGATGTAAGACAAGATCATAGTTCTTATCTGTGCTTCGATATCAGTTGGCTGATCACCCACAGGCACCTTGGTGATACCAGGGAGATCCACAAGCGTGATATCCAATACATTAGGTGAATATATCTTTAGACGAATCTGTTTAGCTGATACACCTTTGTTATCTCCTGCTAACCTATTCGTCTCAGCCTACAAAGATAATTCCAATTTAGAGCAATCCTTGTATTGTAATGTGTGCCAATACAATAGAAAAGTAACAAACCTCGATTTCGCGACGAATCTCCGAGAAGTCATAGATACGATGGTTGTTAGGGAGGTGAAGGAACTCGCCCCACTCGTCATCGGATCCGCCATTGGACTTGCTTTTGGTCTGGAGGAGCTGGAGGACGAGAGGGCGACGCGTGCAGATATCGTTGCCACGAGGGAGGAAGTCTCGGCCGACGAGAGCTTCGAGGACGCTGGACTTGCCGCTGCTCTGGCTTCCGACGACAGCTACCTGAGGAAGCTCGATGGAGGATTGGCTTCCGAGCTGAGCGAATATGTCTTGTAGCTTGTTGACGATCGGAATCACGGAGGATCCTAGTGGCGCGGCATTGCTTGAAGCGGTGCCGGCGGCGGTGGAGGAAGGCGGAGGCTGGGGAGCGTCGGCGGTTACTTCTTCAACAGACATTGATGGTGATGGATCGGGCTAGGGTTTTCGCGAGAGGGTCAATACTCGATTTCGTGCTCTCTCTCGCGAATGTATGAATGATGGagcaaatttttatttattttatatacgcTAATTTTA
The window above is part of the Brassica napus cultivar Da-Ae chromosome C3, Da-Ae, whole genome shotgun sequence genome. Proteins encoded here:
- the LOC106361091 gene encoding dynamin-related protein 3A isoform X1; the encoded protein is MSVEEVTADAPQPPPSSTAAGTASSNAAPLGSSVIPIVNKLQDIFAQLGSQSSIELPQVAVVGSQSSGKSSVLEALVGRDFLPRGNDICTRRPLVLQLLQTKSKSNGGSDDEWGEFLHLPNNHRIYDFSEIRREIEAETNRLAGDNKGVSAKQIRLKIYSPNVLDITLVDLPGITKVPVGDQPTDIEAQIRTMILSYIKQPSCLILAVTPANSDLANSDALQVARAADPDGHRTIGVITKLDIMDKGTDASNLLLGKIVPLRLGYVGVVNRCQEDILLNRSVKEALSAEEKFFRSRPAYHGLADRLGIPQLAKKLNQILVQHIKVLLPDLKSRISNALVATAKEHQSYGEITESKGGQGAVLLNFLSKYCEAYSSLLEGKGEEMSTSELSGGARIHYIFQSIFVKSLEEVDPCEDLTDDDIRTAIQNATGPRSALFVPDVPFQVLVKRQISRLLDPSLQCARFIFDELVKISHKCMMNELQRFPVLRKRMDEVIGDFLRDGLEPSEAMIGDIIDMEMDYINTSHPNFIGGTKAVEQAMQHVKSSRIPHSVSRPKQEIAEPDRTSSSSASQVKSRSFLGRQANGIVADQGVVSADSEKAAPAANGSDSRWGLPSIFRGSDSRAVTKENFSNKPFSEAVEDMSQNLSMIYLKEPPTVLRPSETHSEQQAVEIQITKLLLKSYYNIVRKNIEDSVPKAIMHFLVNHTKRELHNVFIRKLYRENLFEEMLQETDEIAVKRKRTQATLHVLQQAYRTLDELPLEAESVHNHGTDTTGVSKYLDLPTSSSKYTTSSSSYTASPGTGRRSRRAVDQHQNGYGF
- the LOC106361091 gene encoding dynamin-related protein 3A isoform X2 produces the protein MSVEEVTADAPQPPPSSTAAGTASSNAAPLGSSVIPIVNKLQDIFAQLGSQSSIELPQVAVVGSQSSGKSSVLEALVGRDFLPRGNDICTRRPLVLQLLQTKSKSNGGSDDEWGEFLHLPNNHRIYDFSEIRREIEAETNRLAGDNKGVSAKQIRLKIYSPNVLDITLVDLPGITKVPVGDQPTDIEAQIRTMILSYIKQPSCLILAVTPANSDLANSDALQVARAADPDGHRTIGVITKLDIMDKGTDASNLLLGKIVPLRLGYVGVVNRCQEDILLNRSVKEALSAEEKFFRSRPAYHGLADRLGIPQLAKKLNQILVQHIKVLLPDLKSRISNALVATAKEHQSYGEITESKGGQGAVLLNFLSKYCEAYSSLLEGKGEEMSTSELSGGARIHYIFQSIFVKSLEEVDPCEDLTDDDIRTAIQNATGPRSALFVPDVPFQVLVKRQISRLLDPSLQCARFIFDELVKISHKCMMNELQRFPVLRKRMDEVIGDFLRDGLEPSEAMIGDIIDMEMDYINTSHPNFIGGTKAVEQAMQHVKSSRIPHSVSRPKEIAEPDRTSSSSASQVKSRSFLGRQANGIVADQGVVSADSEKAAPAANGSDSRWGLPSIFRGSDSRAVTKENFSNKPFSEAVEDMSQNLSMIYLKEPPTVLRPSETHSEQQAVEIQITKLLLKSYYNIVRKNIEDSVPKAIMHFLVNHTKRELHNVFIRKLYRENLFEEMLQETDEIAVKRKRTQATLHVLQQAYRTLDELPLEAESVHNHGTDTTGVSKYLDLPTSSSKYTTSSSSYTASPGTGRRSRRAVDQHQNGYGF